The following are from one region of the Bacteroidota bacterium genome:
- a CDS encoding T9SS type A sorting domain-containing protein, translating into VQVIGGVCPNTTAVNEIAEQENSILYPNPTSGVFTVSGLRSAVSGLEIYNMYGERVYQTAVNSKQQTVNLSSQPQGIYFVQGKTTGGTLTRKIAVQR; encoded by the coding sequence GTGCAGGTAATCGGGGGAGTGTGCCCAAATACCACAGCAGTAAATGAAATTGCAGAGCAGGAAAATAGTATACTTTACCCCAATCCCACGAGCGGAGTGTTTACGGTTTCTGGTTTACGGTCTGCGGTTTCCGGTTTGGAAATATATAATATGTACGGAGAGCGAGTATATCAAACAGCCGTAAACAGTAAACAGCAAACAGTAAATCTTTCTTCTCAGCCGCAAGGCATTTATTTTGTGCAGGGAAAAACAACAGGGGGAACGCTTACAAGAAAAATAGCAGTGCAGCGATAA